In Oreochromis aureus strain Israel breed Guangdong linkage group 20, ZZ_aureus, whole genome shotgun sequence, the following are encoded in one genomic region:
- the her3 gene encoding hairy-related 3 yields MVATTDCVEKVKPTAGNKVSKPLMEKKRRARINQCLDQLKCLLESYYSSSIRKRKLEKADILELTVKHLKNLQKIQSCAASAFDVSDYQSGFRSCLTNVNQYLLMADDLNASDRWMLSQLSNKLCRSRRRAEISSTMDSGLEQTDTQSGTQKLSPSASGTEERKTTGSKTLKVHSASTSPFPPAEEAFRSTEAKQAVLFAAPTQNTSKKGSSYINEGANGQQSLWRPW; encoded by the exons ATGGTGGCGACGACAGACTGCGTCGAGAAAGTCAAACCCACTGCTGGAAACAAG GTGTCCAAACCACTCATGGAAAAAAAGCGAAGAGCTCGCATAAACCAGTGTTTGGACCAGTTAAAATGTCTCCTGGAGAGCTACTACAGCAGCAGT ATTCGAAAGCGCAAACTGGAAAAGGCTGACATCTTGGAGCTCACCGTGAAACATCTCAAGAACCTCCAAAAAATTCAAAGCT gcGCAGCGTCTGCTTTCGACGTTTCCGACTACCAAAGTGGCTTCCGCAGTTGCCTAACCAACGTCAACCAGTACTTGCTGATGGCAGATGATCTAAACGCGAGCGACCGCTGGATGTTATCGCAGCTTTCCAATAAACTCTGTCGCTCTCGGAGAAGAGCGGAAATCtccagcaccatggacagcggCCTGGAGCAAACTGACACTCAGAGTGGGACGCAGAAACTTTCTCCATCCGCATCCGGAACTGAGGAGAGAAAAACGACCGGATCGAAAACTCTGAAAGTCCACAGTGCAAGCACGTCTCCTTTTCCACCTGCAGAAGAAGCATTCCGCTCCACTGAAGCCAAACAGGCTGTTCTTTTTGCGGCTCCTACTCAAAATACTAGTAAAAAAGGCTCCAGCTACATAAATGAAGGCGCAAACGGTCAGCAAAGCCTGTGGCGACCTTGGTAG